The Haemorhous mexicanus isolate bHaeMex1 chromosome 5, bHaeMex1.pri, whole genome shotgun sequence genome contains a region encoding:
- the KIN gene encoding DNA/RNA-binding protein KIN17 isoform X2, whose translation MGKSDFLSPKAIANRIKSKGLQKLRWYCQMCQKQCRDENGFKCHCMSESHQRQLLLASENPQQFMDYFSEEFRNDFLELLRRRFGTKRVHNNIVYNEYISHREHIHMNATQWETLTDFTKWLGREGLCKVDETPKGWYIQYIDRDPETIRRQQEQERKKKQDLDDEEKTAKFIEQQVRRGLEGKELEMPVYTELNRENEEEKVTFNLNKGASTSVAASSKTSVLGQNALKMVEGAVKRKEVAHSSGQSKEKKKKSALDEIMELEEEKKRTSRRDYWLQPEIIVKIVTKKLGEKYHKKKAVVKEVIDKYTAVVKVIDSGDKLKLDQTHLETVIPAPGKKVMVLNGGYRGNEGILESINEKRFSVTITIDSGPLKGRRVEDIQYEDVSKLA comes from the exons ATGGGCAAGTCGGATTTCCTCAGCCCCAAGGCCATCGCCAACCGCATCAAATCCAAGGGGCTGCAGAAGCTGCGCTGGTACTGCCAGATGTGCCAGAAGCAGTGCCGCGATGAG AATGGCTTCAAGTGTCACTGCATGTCTGAGTCCCACCAGAGGCAGTTGCTGCTGGCTTCTGAAAATCCTCAGCAATTCATGGATTACTTCTCTGA GGAATTCCGAAATGATTTCCTAGAATTGCTCAGGAGGCGATTTG gAACAAAGAGAGTGCATAATAATATTGTGTACAATGAGTACATCAGCCATCGAGAGCACATCCACATGAATGCCACACAGTGGGAGACACTGACTGATTTTACAAAATGGCTGGGGAGAGAAG GTCTTTGCAAGGTTGATGAGACCCCTAAGGGCTGGTACATTCAGTACATTGACAGAGACCCAGAGACCATTCGCAGGCAGCAAGAGcaagagaggaagaagaagcaagACCTTGATGATGAGGAAAAAACTGCTAAATTCATTGAGCAACAAGTCAGAAGAGGTTTGGAAGGGAAAGAACTG GAAATGCCAGTCTATACTGaactgaatagagaaaatgaagaagaaaaag ttacatttaatttaaacaaaGGAGCAAGTACTTCAGTCGCAGCATCTTCTAAAACAAG TGTCCTTGGACAGAATGCACTGAAGATGGTGGAGGGAGcagttaaaagaaaagaagtagCTCATAGCTCTGGTCAgtccaaagagaaaaagaagaaatctgcACTGGATGAGATCATGGAG CttgaagaggagaagaaaagaacatCTCGAAGAGACTACTGGTTACAGCCT GAAATCATTGTAAAAATTGTAACAAAAAAGCTTGGAGAGAAATACCACAAGAAGAAGGCAGTTGTGAAG GAGGTGATTGACAAATACACAGCAGTTGTCAAGGTGATTGATTCTGGGGACAAGCTGAAGCTTGATCAGACACATCTAGAAACTGTAATCCCAGCACCAG gcaagAAAGTGATGGTATTAAATGGTGGGTACAGGGGAAATGAAGGCATTTTGGAGTCCATCAATGAGAAAAGGTTTTCAGTGACAATAACCATTGACTCA GGACCTTTAAAGGGGCGCAGAGTCGAAGATATCCAGTATGAAGATGTTTCCAAACTTGCCTGA
- the KIN gene encoding DNA/RNA-binding protein KIN17 isoform X1, which translates to MGKSDFLSPKAIANRIKSKGLQKLRWYCQMCQKQCRDENGFKCHCMSESHQRQLLLASENPQQFMDYFSEEFRNDFLELLRRRFGTKRVHNNIVYNEYISHREHIHMNATQWETLTDFTKWLGREGLCKVDETPKGWYIQYIDRDPETIRRQQEQERKKKQDLDDEEKTAKFIEQQVRRGLEGKELEMPVYTELNRENEEEKVTFNLNKGASTSVAASSKTSSVLGQNALKMVEGAVKRKEVAHSSGQSKEKKKKSALDEIMELEEEKKRTSRRDYWLQPEIIVKIVTKKLGEKYHKKKAVVKEVIDKYTAVVKVIDSGDKLKLDQTHLETVIPAPGKKVMVLNGGYRGNEGILESINEKRFSVTITIDSGPLKGRRVEDIQYEDVSKLA; encoded by the exons ATGGGCAAGTCGGATTTCCTCAGCCCCAAGGCCATCGCCAACCGCATCAAATCCAAGGGGCTGCAGAAGCTGCGCTGGTACTGCCAGATGTGCCAGAAGCAGTGCCGCGATGAG AATGGCTTCAAGTGTCACTGCATGTCTGAGTCCCACCAGAGGCAGTTGCTGCTGGCTTCTGAAAATCCTCAGCAATTCATGGATTACTTCTCTGA GGAATTCCGAAATGATTTCCTAGAATTGCTCAGGAGGCGATTTG gAACAAAGAGAGTGCATAATAATATTGTGTACAATGAGTACATCAGCCATCGAGAGCACATCCACATGAATGCCACACAGTGGGAGACACTGACTGATTTTACAAAATGGCTGGGGAGAGAAG GTCTTTGCAAGGTTGATGAGACCCCTAAGGGCTGGTACATTCAGTACATTGACAGAGACCCAGAGACCATTCGCAGGCAGCAAGAGcaagagaggaagaagaagcaagACCTTGATGATGAGGAAAAAACTGCTAAATTCATTGAGCAACAAGTCAGAAGAGGTTTGGAAGGGAAAGAACTG GAAATGCCAGTCTATACTGaactgaatagagaaaatgaagaagaaaaag ttacatttaatttaaacaaaGGAGCAAGTACTTCAGTCGCAGCATCTTCTAAAACAAG CAGTGTCCTTGGACAGAATGCACTGAAGATGGTGGAGGGAGcagttaaaagaaaagaagtagCTCATAGCTCTGGTCAgtccaaagagaaaaagaagaaatctgcACTGGATGAGATCATGGAG CttgaagaggagaagaaaagaacatCTCGAAGAGACTACTGGTTACAGCCT GAAATCATTGTAAAAATTGTAACAAAAAAGCTTGGAGAGAAATACCACAAGAAGAAGGCAGTTGTGAAG GAGGTGATTGACAAATACACAGCAGTTGTCAAGGTGATTGATTCTGGGGACAAGCTGAAGCTTGATCAGACACATCTAGAAACTGTAATCCCAGCACCAG gcaagAAAGTGATGGTATTAAATGGTGGGTACAGGGGAAATGAAGGCATTTTGGAGTCCATCAATGAGAAAAGGTTTTCAGTGACAATAACCATTGACTCA GGACCTTTAAAGGGGCGCAGAGTCGAAGATATCCAGTATGAAGATGTTTCCAAACTTGCCTGA